AACTAAAATTACGATATTATTTTCGCTATTCATTTAGGgtttttttcatcttcctttcACCCGTCATACctacattttcttttctcatattCCCACGGTCTTATTATTCTCTGACATTTTCTTCTTATTCCCTACTGCATTTTTCTTGGTTCTTCTCCAAGCGACACCAACAGAGATGGGCGAGAGTGACACCAATTGAAATAGACAAGAGCGACTCCGAGAAAGGAGTAAAAATGAATGAAACCAACGAGACTAAACAAGATGGACGAGAACGACAATAATGATACTAAATGAGAGCGATACTAACCAAGCGAGAGTAGCACTAAATGTGTGAGACCGAGAGAGATCAAGGTAGACAAACGAGACGGGAGAGAGTTAGACGAGACTACTTCCCTACATGTATGCGAGTGTATTTTGATAATTCCACTTGAATTTGACATCAACAAATGGTTATTCGTGTTTTTTTTCCCAAATTTTGGGTCATCTTTTTGCAAACTCCTCAATCGACGTTTGTAATATCAACATTTAAGTTAAATGTTAGATTTTCTACTCAcatattgtcaaaaaaaaaaaaaaaaaaaaaaagagacacAATTGAAATTCACCAATTAAAAGTTTAGGAAATTTACATATTGTATTGGATCAATTACCGTTTACGACGGTTCCTATTTATTTATCTTACATGCTTCAGCTTCCATCCTGATTTCCACaattaattgttatattaaaaaaaaaaacaaattattctATTCATTTATTTTGGGGAAAAGTTTGTTCTATGTCTTAGGAATGTTTTTTTGCGGTTGACAAATTCTTAATTCGATTTAAATGCTTACTAATTCGAATTAAATGCTCCTGATTTTATCTTAATGCAATCATTGATTTGAATTACTTTTCttgtttaactttttttaaCAGTATCAAAGGGATAtgcaaattttgaaattttctattggtaatcatttttgtataatattttctaaaaaatatgtggtatgatttatttatctatttttaaTAATAGGTAGAAAGAAAGATTGAACAGTTCGATACATCATGATATGGTTAatgtaaattaaattagttcatTATGTTAATGCTATGTTATTGTGGAGGAGGGCAATTAATGAAATTAAGTAAGATTGATGGGTTAGGCGAAGAAAAAGTATGATGTAGAAAATTGGGCATATTTCACTtttttatttactattattagACATTTAGCGTATAATATCCTATCTTCTTTTCTTGAAAGATGTGGGAATTGTCTCATTAGGTTAGCTATTAGATACATTATACAATCATGGCCAATTCCCCCAAACCCATCAGCAGTGTCCGTCCACGGATGACTTACAAATtgaacaaacaaataaataaataaataaataaataaaatcatcTGATTTTTTTAAAGAGCAATAAAAAGTTAAATCATAATTTGCTTTAAGTCAAATTCGGGTGAACTTACCAAATCAAGTTTTATATAATTGAATCACAAATTGCTTATAAATAGATTAGGAATTTTATTCTGTTAAGTAGGTTTATTtagataataatattaaaagtAGTTATTTGGAAggataaaattgttgaaaatatttaaaataattaataataataataattatatctATTTTTGTTTGGGTAGAATAAGTATAAGAGTATGAGATGGGTGTGGACTCTCACCGGAGCATATATGCGATACGGTTGTAAAAgaataatttataaattagcgaaaaaggaaaggaagaaaagaaaaaagtaattaAGTGTGACCGTGTGCGGAGAATGAGGATGATTGGGGGCATGTCATCCAAGTCCACACTCGCACACTGCAGTTGCCAAATGAATAATATGAACGTGGAAGCTGTTTGGTATGGAATTCCTATGCTTCTATTTGACTTTATACCCATCCAAATAGCCTTGGCTTTTCTTGCATGCACTATTAATACCCCTCCCTCTCATCACCCTCTTTTCATTCCCAAATATTATATTCTCTTCTCCATCTTCATCTAATAATTAACAATTCTATTTCTAATTCATCCCATCACATGGCCAATGCCAATGGCAATGATATGGAATTGGAGTCCAAGTCTTGTTCTCATCATCATGATCATCAGCCCATCATCACCAACCTCCATCTTTGTTCCCAGATTATCCTCAGAGTTCTGGTAATCTCCTCCACTTTGGCTGCTACCTGGATCATCCTCACCGCCAAGCAATCCGTTCTCGTCTTTGGTATCCCTTTTGACGCTCGATACAACTACTCCTCAGCTTTCGAGTTCTTTGCTTTTGCTAACGCTATTGCATCTGCCTTCTGTTTTCTCTCCCTCTGCTTTCTAATTTTCTCATCAACTCGTCCAAGCAGCAGCACCCCGCCCAATTTCTACATCCTTTTCTTCTTTCGTCTCCATGACTTGTTGATGATGGGATTGGTGCTCAGCGGTTGCTCTGCTGCCACCGCCATCGGCTACGTGGGCAAGTACGGCAACACCCATGCGGGCTGGTCCCCCATCTGTAACCATTTCCCCTCCTTTTGTAATCGCGTTACTGCTTCCATTGCCATCTCTTATTTATCTGTCATTTGCCTTCTCATACTCACCATCCTTTCTCTCCATATCCACCACTAGTATTTATCACTCCCTAATTATTACATTAGCTTTACTCTATGTTATGTCGTCTCTCTGTATTTGTCCTTTAATTTACCTTCTGTTCCGAAACTGCACTACTGACCTTTTGGTTCTTTAAAAGATTTAGGCATATAATATAACATAAGTACATGTTTTACTTTCCGGGTTTATGCTTTCACTGGTTTCCATTAGTTCGAAGTGGTTTCCTCTTGATCGTATAACAATGCATCAGAGAGGTCCATTGGCTGGGTTTAATATCAATATTATGTGTATTTCATCCCATACATGCTGGAAGTTCCTTACGATGGGCTGTCAATAATCAAACAAACTTAACTTAATTATTGCACAGATCTCCTACTCAACCAAACAGCAACCATGCATGAGGCtttgaacaaagaaaaaaaaaacacacaattGTGTCCAATAATATTATCAAGTCTccattatttaaattaattcgTCACACCAACTGAGGTTTAATTCTCTTTGGAGATAGCTACATGGCTCTCCTTATTTGGCTGGATTTGTTCAAATATGCTAATTTGACAGATCATCATGCATCCCCTTCCCATCACAGACAATAACAAGTATATATGGCAAATTTTAAAACGTGACAGTGTTGCTGCCCAATAGATGCACactcaaatattttttattaaattataattgaaatagaaaaattattataaaagacAAAACTGTTGagattatttacaaaatatagcaaaattttatattttattcataATACACTAATACACTTCTAAAATTCATAACACACTGATACACTTGTATCTATGTTTATGaattagtaaaattttaaaaggtaaGGAATGTGATTTTGTTCGTTCAAACATATCATGACGTTTGACAACAACATTCACAATAATTATGTTTAAAATGAATGAACAAAACACGTATAGAAACTTAGTTAGtctataaaattaaataagttCGCTCGGAGGTAACAACTTTATTTAGTCTGACTACAAAAAGTTTATGTTTAGGCCCTTGTAATAGACTATACAATTAAATACTTTAGTACAATAGGAAGTTCAGACCATAAACTTGAACTTAGAGTGATGGTAATTTAGGGCTTATTTCGTAGAGAATAGGTTAAAtgtttttagatttattatgtTCAGCGGCATGTGTTTGACAAACAATCTAAATTATGTTTCTGAAAACTATTTTCGTACTATATGATCCAAACATTGCAAATattgaaaacaattttttaaaaatatttttattgtatcaaaaaattaacttttatatttaaaaaaaaaaaaaacaaaactatattaaatacatataaaaacatCTAGACATACACCATGGCATGCtacaattcatttttttaatataatatatattgtgtactttattataaattatataacgatacaaaataataattatataaatttgtaGGGTAAACTACAAATTTGGAAGGATAGAATTTAGTTGGTTTATAACTAGAATTTGGtcttttagtttgataaaattatagaaaaaatgTATTGGGGACTATTTGGGGACTATTTTTACGAAGGTTTTCAAAATCGGAAGGACTAACATTCCAATCTAATAAATTTGTTAAACATaaactatatttataaacaaattaataataacTTATAGTCGGTTAAATAAATAAGATTAtgtataatataaaataaatttaaatattttttaaaactagaatcaaattattaaatcggaccaaaaaaaaaaaagaaaaaagaaacacatATTTAACAACATAATATAGAACTTTGCTTTTATTAGTATATCTAAATTTATGTATTCAACTTTTGTACAACTAATTAACTCAACCCATGTactctaaaagaaaaaatggtTTTGAAAAGTGAAGGAGAGAGGAAGATGGATATTATCAATAGAGGTGCGTTACATCTATAGCCGAACACCCTCCTTACTCTTACCATTCTCGATATTCCTTTTCCCACCCCCACCACTTTTCTCATTGGCGCTGCCGCCACCAAACGACCGGCacatttccttcttcttcactcTCTCCCTGCAGCAGCTACAAACACCCCCGCCTTCGCTTTTTGCAACCCATTGCCCCCCCCCTGATTGCTCTCTGCAACTTCACGCCGCCACATTTCACCGTAGCGCCTCCATCCCGAAGCTTGCCGGAATCGAAGTACTACTActactatttattattattttgttgttcTTTATTTCAGCGATTCAGCAGATTCTACAATACGACAAATTTGGAATTAGGGCCATTTTAATTTAGAATCCTTCCAAATCTGACCgattttggaattttttttttctgggaTCAAACCAAGATTTAgaattataatagtttttaatttttcattcaaaACATCAGAAATTGTTTTGATTTGAAATCTTTTTAAATCCAGGGTTTCAAACGGAGGGTTAGCTTCCGGATCGATCCATTGCCGAAAGAGCATCACAATTTCCCGGCCAATATAGTTCCTAATGATTACCATCCCGTATTTGACCGCCTTGACCACCTATTTTAGCTATGGCCTCCTCTTCGCCTTTGGTCAATTCCGCGATTTTTTCAGAAAAATTTTTGATTGGTGGAACTCTAGCAATCTTCAGGTCTGCAACGCCTTCcgaattttcatttttcacttCTCAATGCTTATATGGTCCCTAATTCTGCCATTTTGCACCTCGTGATTCCCTTCCCCAGGGATACGCTCCGATCTGCTTAGGCCTAGAGGATTTTTACATCCGTCGGCTGTATCTTCGCATTCAGGTATCGGATTTAAAGTTGAATTCACTGCCTGTAATGATATTTGTTGTTATTTGTTTAGTTTTTCAATTACAAAACATCCACCCAAACCATATTTCTCTCGCACATTGTTGCTATTAACAATCTTGTTAAAAAGCACTACAGTACATGATATCATGATTATTCTACTCACCGTTCATTGTGATGAGTCGAGGTACGAGCTTATGTACACTGACTGTTGCCTGCCTTTCTACTGCTCATCAGTTTCAACTCCTTCATTTGATAAACTGGAGCTCATTGATTATGATTTCAACTACAATCCAATAATTCTATTCTAGAAAGCAGATACGTCCTCATTTTCTCCTTAACCTTATACATTATTTTCCGGGCAGGACTGTTTTGGACGACCTATAGCAAGTGCACCAGATGCTTGGTTTGATGTGGTTGAGCGTTACTCCAATGATTGTAACAAGACGCTGAAGTTTGTCTCTGATGAATTCCCTCTAGCATgttcattttccttttcctttctgTGATCCTCCCCTGTACTTTCCACACGGGCTGCTATACTCTCTTTTCTACATCTCGTTGGATTTGTGCTATGTGTAGGAATTTGACAATAGTTTCTTCTTTATACATTTATCATGCAGGCGAACCACAAATGTCTCAAGGTGTCTGAACCTGGGATCATACAATTATCTAGGCTTTGCTGCAGCAGATGAGTATTGCACCCCTCGTGTAATTGAATCATTAAAAAGGTTCTCTCCAAGCACCTGTAGTGCTCGTGTTGATGGAGGTAACTAGAACTAATGGACTTTTGCACCATGTTTCTAGTCGCATCTAGGATTACTAAATCACTATTTTGGTCTTAGGAACCACTTCATTGCACGAAGAATTAGAGGTATGCGTGGCTAACTTTGTTGGAAAGCCGTCTGCTCTAGTATTTGGTATGGGCTATGTAACAAACTCTGCCATTCTTCCAGTTCTAATAGGGAAGGTAAACGGATACACACTAATTAAAAATTTGCTCTTGCATGTTCAACAAGAAGTGCTTGAAAATCTGACCATTTGTTCAACTGCAGGGAGGGCTAATTATTAGCGATTCATTGAACCATAATTCAATAGTTAACGGTGCTCGGGGATCAGGTGCTACAATTCGTGTTTTTCAACATAATAGTAAGTGGTATAGAACCTTATTTGTTTCTTCTGACAATTGTAATCTCTGATCATTGTAGGAACCCTAATTTTTTTGATTCCCCTTTCCCTGTTTTTTAGCTCCATCACATTTGGATAAAGTTTTGAGAGAGCAAATTGCTGATGGGCAACCTAGGACACACAGGCCTTGGAAGAAGATAATTGTTGTCGTGGAAGGCATTTACAGCATGGAAGGGGAAATATGCAAACTCCCAGAAATTGTTGCCATTTGCAAGAAATATAAGGTAATTATGCCTGAGTTATTCACTCAGGCCATAAGTGCTGTTCTCTAAACTAAGATCCCCCCATTTCATTAATCCAAGAGGCAAGAACACATTCTTAATTTaaagatgaccgacttcttgAGATGGGAAAAAACAAAAGCCAAGAGAAACATTGGCTATATagtatatgtgtgtgtgtaacATACGTTTGCAATTGAAATTATTGAAAGTAAAAATGTAGAACAAACACAAATTTACGTGGAAACCTTAGTAtagggagaaaaaccacgatgctgatatttcttattattttcttatgatAATAAAGGTACAtaggaaaaaatatttataggaAACACGAAcgtaattaaaataataaaaattagagCAAAGTAAATCTCAACTACATTGGACTTTCAACATGATCCAAGTCCACTATTTTCAatctccccctcaagttggtaCGTAAAAATGAAAAGACCCAACTTGCTAATACATGAATCAAAGTTTTATCTGAGAAGTCCCTTTTTGAGTATATCAACAATCTGTTGGCTCAAAGGTATGTAAGGGATGTGGATGCTACCATTGTCCAATCTCTCTTTGATAAAGTGATTGTCAATCTCCATATGTTTGGTTTTGTCATGTTGGACTTGGTTATTGGCAATGCTAATAGCTCCTTGTTATCGCAATATAGTTTCGTAGGGCACCTCATAGTCCTGACGAGATCAGACAACATCTTCTAGAGCCAGACTTCCTCACAGATTCCTAGACTCAACCCTTTATTCGGCTTCAACGCTGCTTCGAGCCACGACTCCTTGCTTCTTACTTCTTCAAGTAACAAGATTGTCCCACAGAAAGGTGCAATATCCTGAGGTGGGTTTTCTATTAGCGATAGACCTTGCTCAGTTAGAGTTGGTATAGCCTCAATACACCTTATGTTAGTCTTCATGAACCTCAGCTCGTTACCAGGAGTTGCTTTTAAGTACCTCAAATTTTTGTTAACTGCCTCCATGTGGTCTTTCATAAGGAGCTTGCATGAATTGACCGACAATACTCACAACATAGGAGATGTCAGACGTGGTGTGAGACAAGTAAATT
The sequence above is drawn from the Cucumis melo cultivar AY chromosome 2, USDA_Cmelo_AY_1.0, whole genome shotgun sequence genome and encodes:
- the LOC103502283 gene encoding long chain base biosynthesis protein 2a yields the protein MITIPYLTALTTYFSYGLLFAFGQFRDFFRKIFDWWNSSNLQGYAPICLGLEDFYIRRLYLRIQDCFGRPIASAPDAWFDVVERYSNDCNKTLKRTTNVSRCLNLGSYNYLGFAAADEYCTPRVIESLKRFSPSTCSARVDGGTTSLHEELEVCVANFVGKPSALVFGMGYVTNSAILPVLIGKGGLIISDSLNHNSIVNGARGSGATIRVFQHNTPSHLDKVLREQIADGQPRTHRPWKKIIVVVEGIYSMEGEICKLPEIVAICKKYKAYVYLDEAHSIGAVGKTGRGVCELLGVDTADVDIMMGTFTKSFGSCGGYIAGSKELIKYLKYTCPAHLYATSISPPAAQQIISSIKVILGEDGSSRGAQKLARIRENSNFFRSELQKMGFEVLGDNDSPVMPIMLYNPAKIPAFSRECLNQNVAVVTVAFPATPLLLARARICISASHTKDDLLKALEVISRVGDLVGIKYFPAEAQKQQSENDDPHKED